ATTTAAGGGTTATTTTTATCTAGAATCGATTGGGAAACCGATAGCTTTGCCACATTAGAACTAGCTTACATAGCACTATCCTAATTCAGCCACCGTGAGCGGTAGTTACGAGCGTCAATATGACTAAGGTAGGGGAAACGGGAATACCGGCCTAACCCTCCCGGCCACCAAGGGTCTAGAAACCAGTAAAGTTGATTGCCGGTGAGACCTTCGCAATAAAAATCAATGGCATCGCCAACGATATGCCGGCTGTTAGAAACCCCACCCACACGGCGATTAATTTCCGCAGGACGATACCAGCTGGTAATCCGCAAAGGCCGGCCAATGCGATCCCGCGCCCGCTGAGCGAGTTTGGCGATGCGGATCATGGCATCTACTGTAGCTTGGTCGGGAGGCATTCGCGTGCCGCCGTGGGTGGCTTCTGCCCAGGTAAAGTAACCATCTGGGATAATCGGGGCATACATTTGAATGTTTTTGGGCGTCCACCGTTCAGGAGGCTTAGGCACAATGACTAAGGGCGTGGGTGCGGCTTCCAGGCTGCCGCGACGTGCCAAATTCATTTGTTTTAAGTCATCAAATAATGATGTAATCGCTCCAGTTTTGGTACTCGTCTGCCGCCAGCGTTGAACGAGGACAATCAAGGCTTCTCGCTGGTGATCGGCTTCCTTATACTCAATCGGCAGCCGGCGGGCAAATGCCAGCAATTCTCGATCCAGTTGGGCGGCGGCTTTCACCAAAACTGCCGGATCACTTTTACCGGCTTCTAAATTTTCCGCCTTAATTCCCAAACTCACCAGTGCTGCGGTGCGCGAATCGAGTTGTCGCCAAATACGGACGGCTTCGGTAACGGCGTTGCGTTGATGGGCTTGACCTCGATAATACTGGGGAATACGCCCGGCAAAGGCAATTAAGGCGGGATCGAGGATTTTGAGGAAAGGTTCGGGGGAGGTATTTTTTTTCAGGGAAACAATGGCTTCTTCGCGGGAATCGAGTTGACGCCACACTTGAACCAGTCGCAGCAGTGCTTCTCGCTGATGGGGGTAGCCGGTGTAATTGGGAGAGAGTTGTTCGACAAATTGTAGCAATGGCCGGTCTAAATAGGACTCATCGGAGTTTTCAGCGTAGGTATCAGTCGGGTTTGGGAGATTAAGAGAGGCAATCACTTCAGGAAGCTTGGCAATAACGGCTTCGCGCGTGTCCAACCGGCTCCAGATCCGGGCTGTTTCCAGCAAAGCATCGCGCTGAGCCGGCAAGCCGTTGTAATATCGGGAAAGTTCACTCACCAACGTCAGCAGCGCTTGATCTAAATAAGCTTGATTTTCCGGGAAGTCTTCAGTCTCACAATCTATTTTGAAATCTTCCAGATAAGCTTGCAACAATTTTTGTTTGTCACAGGCTTCTAACCGCGCAGCGGTAGAATCGGTGGCGGGGGCTGCGTAGCCGGCGGCAAGGGTTTGAATAAAGCGATCTGTGTAGCGACCTTTTTCAGCGTGCCACAAGTCTGAGGCTGCCCACCCCTGGGTAACTAAACTTTCACTCAGACTGCGGATCGTATTGGCGGCATAGTAAATTTGTTCACCTAGGGTTCTGACTTGTTCCAGCGCAATCCGATTAGCCGGCGAGACACCTAAGCCGGTTTCGTCATCCGCCAGGGTGGGTTGGTTGTGCGCTGCGTAAAGTGCTGCCAAGATCGGCTTGTGGATGCCGGCCCTTGCAGCTTCTTGGAGATACAGATAATTGCGCTGATCTGGTGAAAGTTGAGCCATAAACAAGCGTGCGATGAGCGAGGATAGCCATGCCTTTTGTCACTTTATCTCAGGCTGTAGCTGCTGGTTTGTTTAAAAATATTCGTTTTGTTGCAACTGATATGGATGGCACGCTGACTTGGCGGGGTAAGTTTACCCCAAAGTTGCTACAAGCGTTAGAGAATTTAGCGGCTGCCGGCATTCCTGTATTAATTGTTACGGGACGTTCTGCGGGTTGGGTGAGTGGGTTGAGTAGCTTGATGCCGGTTGCCGGTGCGATTGCGGAAAATGGTGGGTTATTTTATCGCGCCGGCTGTGATGTGCCGGTGGCTTTAACCCTGATTCCCGATCTTGCCGAACACCGGCACAGGTTGGCTCAGGTGTTTAACTCACTTAAGCTTAGGTTTCCCAGAATTCAGGAGTCAGTTGACAATCGCTTCCGGATTACCGATTGGACGTTTGATGTGGCAGGATTAACGCCGGCAGATTTACAGCAGATTGCGGGGTTATGCCGGCAGATGGGTTGGGGTTTTACCTATAGTTCTGTGCAGTGCCACATTAAGCCCCTGGAACAAGATAAGGCGGCGGCTGTGCTGCAAGTGTTGCAAAATGACTTTCCCCAATATCTGCCGGCGCAAGTGGTGACGGTGGGCGACAGTCCGAATGATGCGAGTTTATTCGATTGCGCGACGTTTCCCCATTCTGTGGGTGTAGCGAATGTATTGGAGTATGTCTCGCAGCTCACCTATCTGCCGGCTTATATTACTGCCGGCGTAGAAGCCGAGGGTTTTTGTGAGTTAGCGCATTTTTTGTTAAGCAATTAAGTCCTTAACTTCTTTCACAAATCGCACGGTTACTCAAGATCATTTTACCGTAAAAAGGTTTCAATCCTTCCTATTTTTTACTGATCTTTACTAATTTTCCTTGTTTGGGGCTGGCTTCTGTGGCGGATATCGCAGGGATCAGGGATTAAAACAGAGTCGGGGATCGAAACGTTATCAACTTTAACTTTAGTTCAGTCTTAAATCTACCTAAGGGTCAAGGCTGAACACTTAACAAATTGAATATAGTAGAAGTAATCCAAACGCAAGGCATACAAGCACTCCTCGCAGTTTTTACGGCCTAGAGCGCTCTTGATGCTTAACGAATGGATTTGAGGTAATTCTTTAAAAAGGGTGCAGACGGTGGAGTCGAGAATACGCCACCGGCTACTGTAGAGACAACTTCTTGCAAGCGCCGGAAAAACTCAGAATCCGAAGTGAAGAAAGCTTGGTTTGCGGCTAAAAGATT
This DNA window, taken from Microcoleus sp. FACHB-68, encodes the following:
- a CDS encoding HAD family hydrolase; translated protein: MPFVTLSQAVAAGLFKNIRFVATDMDGTLTWRGKFTPKLLQALENLAAAGIPVLIVTGRSAGWVSGLSSLMPVAGAIAENGGLFYRAGCDVPVALTLIPDLAEHRHRLAQVFNSLKLRFPRIQESVDNRFRITDWTFDVAGLTPADLQQIAGLCRQMGWGFTYSSVQCHIKPLEQDKAAAVLQVLQNDFPQYLPAQVVTVGDSPNDASLFDCATFPHSVGVANVLEYVSQLTYLPAYITAGVEAEGFCELAHFLLSN
- a CDS encoding D-Ala-D-Ala carboxypeptidase family metallohydrolase, which encodes MAQLSPDQRNYLYLQEAARAGIHKPILAALYAAHNQPTLADDETGLGVSPANRIALEQVRTLGEQIYYAANTIRSLSESLVTQGWAASDLWHAEKGRYTDRFIQTLAAGYAAPATDSTAARLEACDKQKLLQAYLEDFKIDCETEDFPENQAYLDQALLTLVSELSRYYNGLPAQRDALLETARIWSRLDTREAVIAKLPEVIASLNLPNPTDTYAENSDESYLDRPLLQFVEQLSPNYTGYPHQREALLRLVQVWRQLDSREEAIVSLKKNTSPEPFLKILDPALIAFAGRIPQYYRGQAHQRNAVTEAVRIWRQLDSRTAALVSLGIKAENLEAGKSDPAVLVKAAAQLDRELLAFARRLPIEYKEADHQREALIVLVQRWRQTSTKTGAITSLFDDLKQMNLARRGSLEAAPTPLVIVPKPPERWTPKNIQMYAPIIPDGYFTWAEATHGGTRMPPDQATVDAMIRIAKLAQRARDRIGRPLRITSWYRPAEINRRVGGVSNSRHIVGDAIDFYCEGLTGNQLYWFLDPWWPGGLGRYSRFPYLSHIDARNYRSRWLN